Part of the Halogeometricum sp. S3BR5-2 genome, ACGTCGGCGGGCGAGTCGAGCGGGCAGACGCTCAACTTCGCGCAGACGAAGTCGCCGCTGGACCTCGACCCGATGAAGGCCAACGACATCCCGTCGTTGCAGGTGGTCGAGCAGCTGTTCGACGGCCTGTACACCTACGAGGAGGGGACGACGCTGACCCCCCAACTCGCCGACGGCGAACCCGAAGTGAGCAAAGGCGGCACGCGGTACGTCGTCTCGCTGAAGGACGGCGTCACGTTCCACAACGGCGACCCCATCACCGCCGAGGACGTGAAGTACTCGTTCCTCGCGCCGGGCCGCGAGGAGACGGAGAACGGCTCGGAGTTCACGATGATAGACTCCATCACCGTCGTCGACGAGGCGACGGTGCAGTTCGACCTGAAGTACCCGTTCGGGCCGTTCCGTCACAAACTCTCGTGGTATCCCGTGCCGAAGTCCGTCCGCGAGGGGAACAAGCAGGCGTTCAACACCTCGGCGCCCGTCGGCAGCGGCCCCTACGAGTTCGTCGAGTGGCAGGAGGGAAGCTACGTCCGCATGCGGCGGTACGACGACTACTGGGGCGACCCCCTCCCGGAGGTAGAGAATCTGGAGTTCACGCCCATCACGGAGCCCACCACCCGAGTCACGACGCTCCGCAACGGCGAGAACCACATCGTCCAGACGGTGCCGCCGAAACTGTACTCGACGGTCGAGGGAATCGGGGAGGCGAGCGTCGCCGAGCGCGGCGGCCTCGGCTACTACTACCTCTCCTTCAACTGCAACGAGGGGCCGACGGCCGACAAGAAGGTGCGCGAGGCCATCGACTACGCCGTCTCGATGGACGAGGCCGTCTCCAACTACGTCGAACCCGCGGGGGTCCGCATGACGAGTCCCCTGCCGCAGAGCCTCATCGAGTCGTGGGGCTTCCCCGGCGAGGAGTGGTCCCAGATTCCCCACGAGAAGGACCAGAACAAGGCCGAACAGCTGATGGAGGAGGCCGGCGTCGACAAGGACTACGACTGGACCATCATCGTCCCGCCGGACGACAAGCGCGAACAGATCGGTATCACCGTCTCGAACGCCCTCGACAGCATGGGCTTCTCGAACGCCTCCGTCCAGCGTCTCGACTGGGGGGCGTTCCTCGACAAGTACGCGACCGGAAACGAGGACGACTACAACATGTACACGCTCGGCTGGGTGGACGAAGTCGACCCGGACGGCTACCTCTACTACATGTTCCACGAGTCCGAAGAGGGCTCGACCAACGGCTGTTACTACGAGAACGACGAGGTGATGAACCAACTCGACCAAGCGCGCGAGTCCCCGGACCGCGAGGAGCGCAAACAGTTGTACACCGACGCCATCACGACGATTCTGGAGGACCGCCCGCACCTGCCGGCGTACAACCTCAAGAACAGCTTCGGCGTCCGGAACGAGGTGCAGGGCTTCCGCCCGCACACCATCTCCGGCATCAACCCGCGCATGGCCGGCCCCCTCGGGACGGTCACGCTGGACGAGTAATCGACGGCGACGCTACCAGTCGACGCTCAGCGACCCGTCGCCGTTCGGGTCCGGGGCAATCTCCTCGTCCTTCCGCCGGTCGATGACGTGGATGACGCCGCGGTCCTTCTTCGCCGGGCACACCTCGGCGGCGCGGACGTTCTCGTCTAACTCCTCTTCGCCGATGAAGTACGACTTCGGCCGGGCGAGCCCCGACGCCATGTCCATCTCCCAGTTGTCGGCGACTTCGGCGCACCGGCCCGCCCCGAAGCACTTGTTCGCCTCGAAGATTATCTTGTAGGGCTTCTCGTCTATCGGCGGCGCGTTCGCCTCGTCGCCCACGTCGCTCGGGCGGAGTGGCCCGTCGGCGTTCTCCGCGTCTTCGGAGTCGCTCATGGGGTCACCTAGCGGAGAGGCGGACTTTGCGCTGTCGGTTAGCGCGTCGAATCGAGAAGGGGGCGAGAGCGGTTATCGGTCGACGTCGACGGACTCGATTTCGACGTCCTTCATCGGCTTGTCGTTGCGGTCCGTCGGGAGCGACCCGATTTCCTCGACCACGTCCATCCCCTCGACGACCTCGCCGAAGACGGCGTGGCGGTCGTCGAGGTGCGGTTGGGCGTCGAGGGTGATGAAGAACTGCGAGCCGTTCGTGTTCGGACCGCTGTTGGCCATCGACAGCTTGCCCGCGCTGTCGTGGCGCAGTTCGTCGTGGAACTCGTCGTCGAACTGGTAGCCGGGGCCGCCGCGGCCGGTCCCCTCGGGGTCCCCGCCCTGAATCATGAAGTCGCTGATGACGCGGTGGAAGACGGTGCCCTCGTACAGCGAGTCCGTCCGCTCCTCGCCGGTCTCGGGGTCTTTCCACTCCTTCTCGCCCGTCGCGAGGCCGATGAAGTTCTCCACCGTCCGCGGCGCGCGCTCTTCGAACAGTTCGACGACGATGTCGCCTCGGGTCGTGTGGAGCGTCGCAGTCGGGTTGCTCATACCTCCTCGGATGCGGTGGGGAGTGAAAACGTTGGTGAGTCGCCCGCCGGCCGGTAACGCCATACCAGTTGCATCCCGGGTACACAGTATGTCCGAAGAGACGACGCGCTGGGAGTACCACACGCTCCGCCCGCCCCGCGGGTCGGCGAGAGCGGAAGCGTCCGACCCCGTCGAGGAGTTGAACGAACTCGGCGACGACGGCTGGGAACTGGTCTGCGGCGTCGACTACGTGGAGGGGGGAACGAAGTACCTCGTCCTCAAACGGCCGAAACCGGCCGACGACGCGGAGCGTCATGACTGACGGCACCGAACGCTCGGAGATTCTCGACCGGACGTACGACCCGAGCGAGGACGACGACGCGACGGTCGGGTCGGCGAACACGATGCGCGAACGGGCGGGCGAGTCCCGACTGAAACTGTGGATACTCCTGGAGGCCAACCGCCTCGTCGCCACGGGGGTGCTCGCCGCCCTCTTCTTCGTCCTCCTCGTCATCGGCGGCATCGCGCTCGACCCGCCGTTCCTGACGACGGTGCGCTCGGGCGACGTGCTGGACTCCATCTTCTCGACGATGGCCAGCGCCACCATCACCGGCGTCACCCTCGTCGTCACCATCACGCAGGTGGTCATCTCCCAGGAACTCGGTCCGTTCGGCGACCAGCGCTCGCGGATGAGCGGCGCGATGGACACCCGCGAGTACATCCGCGAACTCACCGGCCTCAACTCCGCGCCGGCGGACCCCTCGGCGCTCCTCTCGGCGCTCGTCGCGGCGGCGCAGGTTCAGGCCGCGAACGTAAAGGAGGCCACCGAGCGAATCGACGACGAGGACGCCACCGAGGAGTTGACGGAGTTCTGCGACAGCGCGTCCGAGAACGCCGACGTGGTGCTCGACAGACTGCACGGCGCGACGTTCGGGACGTTCGACCTCCTCTCGGCGGCGCTGGATTTCAACTACGGACGGAAGGTGTTCGAGGTGGACCGACTGCTCGCCCGGCACAACGACGCCGTCGACGAGCAGACGCGGACGGCGCTGAACGACCTGCGGGACGCCCTCGTCATGTTCGGCCCCGCCCGCGAGCACGTGAAGACGCTGTACTTCCAGTGGGCGCTGACCAGCCTCTCCCAACTCGTCGCCTACGCCGCCATCCCGGCGCTGCTCGTCTCCGTCGGCATGCTGGCGTTCGTCGACTACACGACGTTCACGGGGTCGTTCCTCGCCGTCGACAACATCGTCTGGGTGACGATGCTCGCGTTCTCCATCTCGGTGCTGCCGTTCCTTCTCCTCCTGTCGTACGTGCTCCGCATCGCCACCGTCGCCAAGCGGACGCTCTCCATCGGCCCGTTCGTCCTCCGCGACAGCCAGCGCTAGCGCGAACACCGCGCCCCGCTTTCCGTAGCTACAAAGCCCCGCCTCACCAACCGTCGGACATGCACACCGCCGAGACGGTCACCCTCGCGCGCCTCCCCTCGGGAATCGACGTGGAGACGACGGTCCACACGTACGACCCGGGCGACGCCGACGGAGACGGCGGCCCCACCGTCTACGTCCAAGCGGCCCAACACGGCCGCGAGATAAACGGCACCGAGACGCTCCGCCGCGTCCACGAGCGACTCGATTCCGAGGAGCTATCGGGCACGCTCGTCGCCGTCCCCGTCGCGGACCCGCTGACGTTCGACCACGTCTCCTACACGACGCCGGAGTCGCTGGACTCGGTCAACTCGAACATGAACCGCGTCTGGCCGGGCGACGCGGAGGGGTCGCTGCACGAGCGGATGGCCGCGGCGCTGTGGGAGTACGCCGGCGGGGCGGACTACATCGTCGACCTGCACACCGGCAGCCCCGAGATGCTGACTCACTCGGTGTACCTGAAGGGCGATTCCGAGAGCCGTCGCCTCGCGGAGGCGTTCGGCACGGACCTGCTGCTCGCGGAGGCGGCGGGCGACGACGCCGACACCGAGTGGACCGAGCGCAACTTCGGCGGGAAGCTCCGCGTCGCCGCCAC contains:
- a CDS encoding DUF4177 domain-containing protein, yielding MSEETTRWEYHTLRPPRGSARAEASDPVEELNELGDDGWELVCGVDYVEGGTKYLVLKRPKPADDAERHD
- a CDS encoding succinylglutamate desuccinylase/aspartoacylase family protein produces the protein MHTAETVTLARLPSGIDVETTVHTYDPGDADGDGGPTVYVQAAQHGREINGTETLRRVHERLDSEELSGTLVAVPVADPLTFDHVSYTTPESLDSVNSNMNRVWPGDAEGSLHERMAAALWEYAGGADYIVDLHTGSPEMLTHSVYLKGDSESRRLAEAFGTDLLLAEAAGDDADTEWTERNFGGKLRVAATREGIPSITPELAHNKQLVETAVETGVRGVFNVLRELGMLPGDPEVPAEQTTARNHLGRVTAADSGLFHAAPEAELGRDVAEGDHLGRVYDPTTYEVLQEATADRAGVVYSVCREATVTAGQTLVGVAMPLDGA
- a CDS encoding ABC transporter substrate-binding protein is translated as MTEKSDTRSRRRVLQGIGAAGIAGFAGCAGGDGGDGTEAGTATSTEGPGGTATEEATTSAGESSGQTLNFAQTKSPLDLDPMKANDIPSLQVVEQLFDGLYTYEEGTTLTPQLADGEPEVSKGGTRYVVSLKDGVTFHNGDPITAEDVKYSFLAPGREETENGSEFTMIDSITVVDEATVQFDLKYPFGPFRHKLSWYPVPKSVREGNKQAFNTSAPVGSGPYEFVEWQEGSYVRMRRYDDYWGDPLPEVENLEFTPITEPTTRVTTLRNGENHIVQTVPPKLYSTVEGIGEASVAERGGLGYYYLSFNCNEGPTADKKVREAIDYAVSMDEAVSNYVEPAGVRMTSPLPQSLIESWGFPGEEWSQIPHEKDQNKAEQLMEEAGVDKDYDWTIIVPPDDKREQIGITVSNALDSMGFSNASVQRLDWGAFLDKYATGNEDDYNMYTLGWVDEVDPDGYLYYMFHESEEGSTNGCYYENDEVMNQLDQARESPDREERKQLYTDAITTILEDRPHLPAYNLKNSFGVRNEVQGFRPHTISGINPRMAGPLGTVTLDE
- a CDS encoding peptidylprolyl isomerase; the encoded protein is MSNPTATLHTTRGDIVVELFEERAPRTVENFIGLATGEKEWKDPETGEERTDSLYEGTVFHRVISDFMIQGGDPEGTGRGGPGYQFDDEFHDELRHDSAGKLSMANSGPNTNGSQFFITLDAQPHLDDRHAVFGEVVEGMDVVEEIGSLPTDRNDKPMKDVEIESVDVDR
- a CDS encoding ferredoxin → MSDSEDAENADGPLRPSDVGDEANAPPIDEKPYKIIFEANKCFGAGRCAEVADNWEMDMASGLARPKSYFIGEEELDENVRAAEVCPAKKDRGVIHVIDRRKDEEIAPDPNGDGSLSVDW